Genomic DNA from Erythrobacter aureus:
CTTCGACTACGAGCTCGGCGCGACGCGGCTGACCGGCGAAGGGCGCAAGATCGCTGTCCTTGCAGAGGGAACGGGCCACTGGATGCGCAACCTCGCGCTGCATCCCGACGGAGACCGGCTCTATGCCGCCGTCGGGTCGAAGTCGAATATCGGCGAAGACGGCATGGACATCGAGGAAGGCCGCGCCCTTATCTGGGAAATCGATCTGGATACCGGGCGTCAGCGCGTGTTCGGTGCGGGGCTGCGCAATGCGAATGGATTGGACTTCAGCCCATGGTCCGGTGAACTTTGGACCACGGTAAACGAACGCGACATGCTCGGCTCGGACCTGGTGCCCGACTACCTCACCAATGTCCCTGTCGGCGTTCATTACGGCTGGCCCTGGGTATATTACGGCGACAATTTCGACCGCCGCGTCAAATATCCGATCCCGCAATTCATCAGCTATGTCAGGACCCCTGAATATGCGCTCGGCCCCCATGTGGCTGCCCTCGGGCTGGTGTTCAGCCGGGAAGGGGCGCAAATGGGTGAGCAATTCGCAAGCGGTGCCTTCATCGCGCAGCACGGATCCTGGAACCGCAAGCCGCCATCGGGCTACGATGTCGTCTATGTCGCCTTCGACGAGCGCGGCAATCCAACCGGAAAGCCGATTCCCGTGCTCACCGGCTTTCTCAAGGATGACGGCACGACGCGCGGACGGCCAACCTGGGTGGAATGGGCGGGCGATGGCTCGCTGCTGGTATCCGACGATACGGCGGGGATCATCTGGCGCGTCGTTGCGCCGGGTGCCGAACCGCAAGCCGGGCTCGACCGTGTGACCGGCGACCGGCTTCCTGCCCAGCGCGAATTGCGCGGGCAGGAAGCGACCTTTGGCCAGGACGATTATGCGCGGCGCGTCACCGCTGAATAATAGTTCTTCAGCCCGCCAACTGGTCGGACGAGACCGCGTAGAGCGGCGCGGCCCCTGCCATGGCGGCGGTTTTCAGCCCCGACGCCTCGGGCACGATCCGATCGAGGAAGAACCGTACGCTGGCCGGTTTCGTGGCCGCCAGTCCGGGCGCTTCACCCGCTTCCACGGCGCGCAATTGCTTCAGCAGTTGCCACCCCGCGACAGTGACGGCGAACATCGTGCAAAACGGCACCGATCCGGCAAGGCGATCGTCTAGGCTGGCCCTTCGCGCATCCAGTCGGCCACCGCGGCACAATCCTCCGCGAGCTTGGCCAGTGCCGGTTCGTCGCCGGCGTCTTTGGCGGCATCCGCAATCAGCCTGGAAAGGGCATTCCCCCATCGAGGCCAAGCTTGCGGGTGACGAGGTCGGCGGCCTGTATCCCGTTGGTCCCCTCGTAGATCGGCGCAATTCGCGAATCACGCCAGTGCTGCGCGGCGCCGGTTTCTTCCACGAATCCCATGCCGCCATGGATCTGAACGCCAAGGCTGGCGACCTCGATTCCGATATCGGTACCCCACGCCTTGATCAGCGGAGTGAGCACTTCGCCTCGCGCTCGGGCATCGACATCGCCCAACGTGCCCCGATCGACCTGGCCGGCGGTATAATAAAGCAGGGCGCGCGCGCCTTCGGTCAGCGCTTTCATCCGCAGCAGCATGCGGCGCACGTCCGGATGCTCGATGATTGAAACCGGTGACTTGTCGGGCGAACCGGCGCGGGCGGATTGGACGCGCTCCCGCGCGTATATCAGGGCTTGCTGAGTCGCGCGCTCGCCGATCTGGACGCCCTGATTGCCGACATTGATCCGCGCATTGTTCATCATTGTGAACATGGCCATCAACCCACGGTTTTCCTCGCCGACCAGCTCGCCGATACACTCGTCCTCGTCCCCATAGCTCATGACGCAGGTGGGGGAGGCGTGGATGCCGAGCTTATGCTCGATACTGACGCAGCGCAGATCGTTGCGCGATCCGAGCGATCCATCTTGCTTCACGTGATATTTGGGCACGATGAAGAGCGAGATCCCGCGGCTTCCTTCGGGCGCATCGGGCAGGCGCGCGAGCACGAGGTGAATGATGTTCTTCGACAGATCGTGTTCGCCCCAGGTGATGTAGATCTTCTGGCCCTTGATCCGGTATTTGCCCGCGTGCTCGCCATCGGTGATGGGCTCGGCCGTGGTGCGTAACGCGCCTACGTCCGATCCCGCCTGCGGTTCGGTCAGGTTCATCGTGCCCGACCATTCCCCGCTGACCAGCTTGGGCAGGTATTTTTCCTGCAGCTCCTTCGATCCGTGATGTTCGAGCGATTCGATCGCGCCCACACTGAGCATGGGGAGCAGGTTGAAGGCCATGTTCGCCGTGCCCAGATTCTCGAGCACATTGCACGATAGTGTGAAGGGCAGCCCCTGCCCGCCAAAGTCGACCGGCCCGGAGATCGCGTTCCACCCTTGCTCGACATACCCGGCATAGCCCTCGGCGAAACCATTGGGCAGGCGAACCGAGCCGTTTTCCAGCTTCGCTCCTTCGAGGTCGCCAACGCGGTTGAGCGGAGCCCATTCACCAGCCGCGAACTCTCCGATTCCCGCCACGATCGCTTCGACCATATCGGGCTCGGCCGCAGCGAATTTCTCACTTTGGGCAAGCTCGTCGATGCCCGCATTGACGCGAATGGCGAGCAACTGGTCCTGGGTGGCGGGGGTATAGGTCACAGGTAATCCTCTTGGCTTTGCGGGGGTTCAGATATAGCGCGCATCCATGGGCGGCAAATACGCTACGGAAACGCTTGACGCGGATGAGGGTGGCATCGCTCGGGCGGTGCATATCCTCCGTGACGGGGGCCTTGTGGCCGTGCCCACCGAGACCGTCTATGGCCTTGCTGCCCGCGCCGATAGCGACACGGCGGTGGCGCGTATCTATGAAGCGAAAGGCAGGCCCAGTTTCAACCCGCTGATCGTCCATGTCGCTTCGCTGGAACAGGCAAGAGAATTTGCCGAGTTCCCACCTGCGGCCCAGCGGCTTGCGCGCGAATACTGGCCCGGCCCGCTGACGCTCGTGCTTCCGCGCCATCGCGGCGCAAGGCTCGCCCCTGCCGTCACGGCAGGTCTCGAAACGCTCGCTCTGCGGATGCCCGCGCACCCGGTCATGCGCGCATTGCTTGAGCGAACCGGCTTTCCCCTCGCGGCCCCTTCGGCCAACCGCAGCGGGTTCATCAGCCCCACTTCGCCAGCGCATGTACTGGCTTCGCTGGATGGCCGTATCGATGCGGTTCTGGACGGCGGTGAATGTGAGCGCGGTCTCGAATCGACGATTGCCGCGGTTCGGGCCGACGGGTCGGTAGAGGTGTTGCGCCCGGGGCCTATCGCCCTTGGCCCTTCGGCCGAGGGACCGGGACGGATCGAAGCCCCTGGCCAACTGGCCAGTC
This window encodes:
- a CDS encoding PQQ-dependent sugar dehydrogenase, whose protein sequence is MSILKKLGIALLVILLVILVAGYFLTRGDTADIAFEETVGTDPTLDEPAEESFPTVAIAEPVGWGESEAPIAAEGLSVNRFAEGLDHPRTLQALPNGDILVSLTQSPKIESGDSNWLRDLVAGFLFRKAGAGGESANQLVLLRDADGDGVAEGRFVLRDDLDSPSGIAWGDGTLYVANHDEVLAFDYELGATRLTGEGRKIAVLAEGTGHWMRNLALHPDGDRLYAAVGSKSNIGEDGMDIEEGRALIWEIDLDTGRQRVFGAGLRNANGLDFSPWSGELWTTVNERDMLGSDLVPDYLTNVPVGVHYGWPWVYYGDNFDRRVKYPIPQFISYVRTPEYALGPHVAALGLVFSREGAQMGEQFASGAFIAQHGSWNRKPPSGYDVVYVAFDERGNPTGKPIPVLTGFLKDDGTTRGRPTWVEWAGDGSLLVSDDTAGIIWRVVAPGAEPQAGLDRVTGDRLPAQRELRGQEATFGQDDYARRVTAE
- a CDS encoding L-threonylcarbamoyladenylate synthase; the protein is MGGKYATETLDADEGGIARAVHILRDGGLVAVPTETVYGLAARADSDTAVARIYEAKGRPSFNPLIVHVASLEQAREFAEFPPAAQRLAREYWPGPLTLVLPRHRGARLAPAVTAGLETLALRMPAHPVMRALLERTGFPLAAPSANRSGFISPTSPAHVLASLDGRIDAVLDGGECERGLESTIAAVRADGSVEVLRPGPIALGPSAEGPGRIEAPGQLASHYAPGKPVRLMASEVAPDEFWIGFGEHPGECTLSASGDLTEAAARLYACLHEGARSDKPRIAVAPIPDEGIGIAINDRLRRAATPVD